CAAATGAGAATCAATATCTTTTAATTCGCTTTTATCTATATAAAAATGGATAAAAAATAAATTTTATTTATCATTGGTTTTTGTTGGGGCTTGAATTGACTTGCCAATGAAAGAGAATGTGTTCTGAGTTAGGCTTTTTAAGCCCAAAGATAGGGTAACGATGTTGCAATGCTGGTGATGCTAGCGCAAATTTTAAGTTGAAAATGGATTCATTTAAAAATTATGAAGAAAAGGAGTGAAACGAATTTCACGCCTTTCAAAGTTGGATCAGGTTAAATCGGATTGTTGAGTTCAAAATATTCGGTTTTGATTGAAAACTGATTTTCAATTGCCTGTGCTAAACGCTGTACACCATAACGTTCAGTGGCATGGTGACCACAGGCAAAATAATGTACGCCGAGTTCTTTTGCTTCATAGAAGGTACGTTCGCTGACTTCACCCGAAATATAGGCATCACAATCTGCTTGAGCTGCTTTGGCAATAAAATCTTGTGCGCCGCCTGTACAGAAACCAACTTTTTTGATGAGCGATTTATCACTTGGCAGATGAATCACATTAAAGTCAAAAATGCTCTGTAACTTTGTTTTAAATTGTTCTGGACTTAGTGGGTTGTCTAAATAGGCAATGTTGCCAATTGGATGCTTTTCACTTGGATCCAAAGCTTCCAAATCTTTGAGACCGATCAAATCGGCAATGGCGATGTTATTGCCTAAAGTTGGATGTGCATCCAAAGGTAAATGGTAGGCGATCAAGGAAATATTATTTTGAATCAGTTTCTTGATACGATTGCCACGCATGCCCGTAATTGGGTAGGGTTCGCCTTTCCAGAAATAGCCATGATGGACAAGCAGTGCATCGGCTTGTTGGGCAATTGCAGCATCAATTGCATCTTCAGATGCAGTCACGGCACATACAATTTTATTGACTTCAGACTTGCCTTCGATCTGTAAGCCGTTTGGTGCGTAGTCTTTAAATTCATTGGCTTTTAAAGTCTGGTTACACCATTGCACAATGTCATGCAAATTTGCCATGTGATTCCTCAATCTTTTTACATCTTTTCTCAGCACAATAAGAACATATTTTCAAATGTAACTAAAGCTAGACAAAACTTTTTTAACTTTTGCATTGATTTTAAGCAATTTACTTTACAATGGTGGAAACTTCCAGTTCTTCAATAAATTACGTTGATCACATAATTTCGCCTAGAGGATAATAGACGTGCGCCGTGCATTTACATGGTTACCTTG
This genomic stretch from Acinetobacter sp. C32I harbors:
- a CDS encoding Nif3-like dinuclear metal center hexameric protein gives rise to the protein MANLHDIVQWCNQTLKANEFKDYAPNGLQIEGKSEVNKIVCAVTASEDAIDAAIAQQADALLVHHGYFWKGEPYPITGMRGNRIKKLIQNNISLIAYHLPLDAHPTLGNNIAIADLIGLKDLEALDPSEKHPIGNIAYLDNPLSPEQFKTKLQSIFDFNVIHLPSDKSLIKKVGFCTGGAQDFIAKAAQADCDAYISGEVSERTFYEAKELGVHYFACGHHATERYGVQRLAQAIENQFSIKTEYFELNNPI